TTCAGCTGATTTTCTTGATAATTGCATCCCCAAACGCCGAGCACGACAACAGCGTTGCATCATCCATAAGCCGCTCAAAATCATAGGTGACTGTTTTATCGGCAATGGCACCTTCCACACCTTCAATAATGAGATCTGCAGCTTCTCGCCAACCTAAATGCCGTAGCATCATTTCAGCCGAAAGAATCAGTGAGCCGGGGTTTACCTTATCTTGGCCGGCATACTTTGGGGCTGTGCCGTGGGTTGCCTCAAACAAGGCCACGGCATCTGAATTGTTGGCGCCAGGGGCGATGCCTATGCCACCTACTTGTGCCGCCAGGGCGTCAGAGAGGTAATCGCCATTGAGGTTAAGGGTGGCGATAACATCGTATTCCGCCGGGCGCAGCAGAATCTGTTGCAACATGGCATCGGCAATCACGTCTTTAATGACTATTTGCTTACCGGTTTTGGGGTTGCTAAAGGCGTGCCATGGGCCGCCATCAAGGGGTTTGGCACCAAATTCATCGCGCGCCAGCTCGTAACCCCAGTCGCAGAAGGCACCCTCGGTGAATTTCATGATATTGCCTTTGTGAACCAGGGTCACCGAGGGCAAGTCCTGATCTACGGCGTATTGAATGGCCTTGCGTACCAATCGCTTGGTGCCTTCACTGGATACGGGCTTAATACCAATGCCCACATTTTCCGGAAACCGGATCTTGGTCACGCCCATTTCCTTTTGCAGGAAATCCACCACCTTCTGGGCTTCGGGCGTTCCCGCCTTCCATTCAATGCCGGCGTAAATATCTTCCGAGTTTTCACGGAAAATCACCATGTCTACTTTGCCGGGCTCTTTTACGGGCGATGGCACCCCTTTGAACCACCGTACCGGGCGCTGGCAGACGTAGAGGTCCATCTCTTGGCGCAGGGCGACGTTTAGTGATCTGAAGCCACCGCCTACGGGCGTGGTGAGCGGCCCTTTAATGGCCACAACATATTCGCGAATGGCATCGAGGGTTTCAGCGGGAAACCAGTCGCCGGAGTATTTTTCTGCGGCCTTCTCACCGCAGTAAACCTCCATCCAGGCAATGGATTTTTTGCCACCATAGGCTTTTTTAACGGCTGCATCGGTGACTTTGCGCATCACGGGGGTAATATCTACGCCTATGCCGTCGCCTTCTATAAATGGAATAATTGGCCGGTCTGGTACGGTGAGTGAGAAATCCTTGTTGACGGTGATTTTTTCACCATCGCCCGGTACTTGGATGTGCTGATAACCCATTGCTTGCTCCCTCATTAATGAATTTTCGTGGGCAAATGCCGCAAAGAACGCAGCGCCCGAAAGGCTGGCCCAGCTGCGATGCTTGCCGCCGGTAGTGCCATGCATGATAGCATGCCCCACTGCGACCATGATTTTCGTTAGTTAGTTCCATCATCACTCAAATCAATGAACGGCGCGCTTTTAGTGCTGTTTTTATAGACTTATCTATACCCAGAGGCACCGTGGCAACCCTCGTTTTATTAAATAAGCCCTTCAATGTTTTAAGCCAGTTTACCGATGATCAGGGCCGGACCACGCTTGCGGATTTAGTTCATACCAAGGGTGTTTACCCTGCAGGCAGGCTCGACTACGACTCCGAGGGCCTGCTTCTACTCACCGCAGACGGCGAGCTTCAGCACCGTATTGCAAGCCCTACCCACAAACTGCCTAAAACCTATTGGGTGCTGGTGGAGGGCGAGCCTGCTCCGCAGGCCCTGCAGCTGCTCCAGCGGGGAGTTACCTTAAACGATGGCCCCTGCCGGCCCGCTAAAGTCAAAACCATTGCCCCGCCAAGGCTCTGGGCCCGTAACCCGCCCGTGCGGGTGCGCAAAAACATCAAAGATACCTGGCTTGAAATCACCATTACCGAAGGCCGCAACCGGCAGGTGCGCCGAATGACCGCCGCCATTGGCCATCCAACGCTCAGGCTCATTCGCGTGGCTATCGGGCCCTGGAAACTGGGCACACTGGTGCCTGGGGAGTCGCGCAAAGAACAAGTTCACTTGCCCTCTTCGGGTTCGCCCAGGGCCAAAACGGGCTCAAATAATGAGCAAGCGGGCGCAGGTGGCCCGCCTAAAAACGCGCGCAGACCCAAAGCAGGCCCTAAGAAGCCGCACACTAGCCGCCAGCGGGCGCCACGATGAGTAGCGCCTTTGCACCCCATGTCACGGTGGCAACCATTGTTTGCCGTGTGGTCGATGGCGCTACCGAGTTTTTGTGCGTAAAAGAACATACGCCGCAAGGAATTCGCATTAACCAGCCTGCCGGTCACTGGGAGCCGGGTGAAAGCCTGGTGGAGGCCGCAGTGCGCGAAACCCGTGAGGAAACCGGTTGGGCCGTTGAGATCACAGGTTTTGTGAGTGTTACAAGCTTGCTGGCCGCCAATGGCGAGACCTACCTGCGATTTACCTTTGCCGCAAAAGCGTTGGGCCCTATTGAAGGTGCTCTGCTCGACCCGGAGATCATAGAGCCCTTGTGGTTGACCCAAGCACAACTAGATCGCCAAAAGAGCCTTTGGCGCAGCCCCTTGGTAGGTGATGTGATCGCCCAGTACCAAAGGCTTGGCGAGCAGCCTCTGGAGCTTGTTACCCATGGGCGGTAGAATCGCCGGCCCAGTACTAGAGGTATCCCCATGAGTATTCAACCCACCCCTCCAGCCAAAGTGATTGTCGGCATGTCTGGCGGCGTAGATTCGTCTGTGTCTGCGCTGCTGCTTATGGAGCAAGGCTATCAGGTTGAGGGCTTGTTCATGAAAAACTGGGATGAAGACGACGGCACCGAGTATTGCACCGCCAAAGACGATTTAGCCGATGCCGAAGCCGTGTGTAAGAAGCTTGGTATCGTGCTGCACACAGCCAATTTTGCCGCCGAGTACTGGGATAACGTTTTCGAGCATTTTTTGCAGGAATACAAGGCCGGGCGAACCCCTAACCCCGACATCCTCTGTAACCGCGAAATCAAATTCAAAGTGTTTCTGGAATATGCAGAGGCACTGGGCGCAGACTATATTGCCACCGGCCACTATGTGCGCCGGGCAGACGTTAATGGCCACACCCTGCTGAAAAAGGGCGTTGATGGCAACAAAGACCAAAGCTACTTCCTGCACGCAGTGGGTGAGGCAGAGTTCGCCAAAAGCCTGTTCCCCGTGGGTGAGCTGGAAAAACCCCAGGTGCGCAAGCTGGCCGAGCAGCACAACCTCGTAACCCATAACAAAAAAGATTCCACCGGCATTTGTTTTATTGGCGAGCGCCGGTTTAAAGATTTCCTGGAACAGTATTTACCGGCCCAGCCCGGCCCCATGGAAACCATGGACGGCCAGCGCATTGGCCAGCACCACGGCTTGATGTATTACACGCTGGGCCAGCGCCAGGGCCTTGGCATTGGTGGTGTAAAGGGGTTTCCCGAGGAGCCCTGGTTTGTAGTGGCTAAAGATCTTGCCAACAACACCTTAAAAGTAGCCCAGGGCACAGATCACGACGCGCTCTATACCGATACCCTAACAGCGAGCGAGCCTCACTGGATAAACGCAGCCCCGGCCCTGCCCTTACGGTGCTACGCCAAAACCCGGTATCGCCAGCCGGATCAGGCTTGCGAAATTACCGCAGGCCCCAATGGTGGCTTGAAGGTCGCGTTTGATCAGCCTCAACGAGCGGTAACTCCCGGCCAATACGCGGTGTTTTATCTGGGCGACGTGTGTTTAGGCGGCGCGGTAATTGATGCAAGTTTTAACGAAAAAGCGCAGTAATAGATGAACAAAACCGATGTACAAGCGCTCGCACTGGCGGGCATTTTTGAAGCCACAACCCAAGTAGAGCGCCTGGCTACCAGTGGCATGAAAAATAAAGACAGCTTTCAAAACCTGATTAACAGCCTTTTTGTACAAACGCCGCAGCAACCGGAAGATGTGTATCAGGCACCACTGGAATCCGGCCTGGAAGCGTTAATCCAGTTTCTTCAAAAAGGTAAGCAGAAAGGCAGTTTTGTAGACCGCTACGTTCACGGGCTGCTCTATTTACAAAAAAAGCTCACCAAGCACCCCGCCATGCTTGAGACCATTGGCACCCGAATTGGCCAGGCCCGGCATCAGCTCGAGCATTTTGGTGCAGATCACGAGAACCTGGTGGCCAACCTGGCCTCTATTTACACAGAGACACTCAGTACCTTCCGGTTTCGCATTCAGGTGATGGGTGAAATGACCTACCTGCAACAATCGCGCATTGCCGATCAAATACGCTGCCTGCTGCTGGCGGGCATTCGCAGCGCGACCCTCTGGCGCCAAATGGGCGGTTCACGTTGGCAACTTGTGCTACAGCGCCGCAGATTACTTGAGTCTGCAGAGCGCCAGCTGTATGAGCTGCGCAAAAAATCGACACATTAAGCCCTGAACAAGCTGCCTTTAACGGCCAATTCGGGTAAGATGCCGCCCCTGAATTTGACCTTGATTATCGGGAGCTCCCCCATGGAATTGTCTGCCCTGACGGCTGTATCGCCCATTGATGGCCGCTACGGAAGCAAAACTACTGATTACCGTGCAATTTTTAGTGAATTCGGCCTCATTAAATGCCGTGTAGAGGTGGAAATACGCTGGCTGCAACAGTTGGCGCGCCACGCAGATATCCCGGAAGTGCCCGCCTTCTCCGCCGAGACCAACGCCCTGCTCGACGCCATTGTGGCCGATTTTTCAGTGGCCGATGCCGAGCGCGTAAAAGCCATTGAAGCTACAACCAATCACGACGTAAAAGCCGTTGAATACTTTATTAAAGAGCGCTTTGGCGACAACGAAGAACTGGCAAAGGTTAAAGAGTTTGTGCATTTTGCGTGCACTTCGGAAGACATCAACAACCTGTCTCACGGCTTGATGCTAAATCGCGGGCGCAGCATTTTGAGTGCCCAAATGCAGCAGCTAATCGATGCTATTGCAAAGCTTGCCCACGAGTTCGCCGCCGACCCAATGCTCTCCCGCACGCACGGGCAAACTGCATCTCCCACTACCGTGGGCAAAGAAATGGCAAACGTGGTTGCGCGCCTGCGCCGCCAGTTAAACAGCATTGAGCGCGTTGAAATGCTTGGCAAGATCAACGGCGCTGTGGGGAACTACAATGCGCACCTTTCTGCCTACCCGGACATTGATTGGGCCGCCAACGCGAAAACCTTTGTTGAAAGCCTGGGGCTCACCTTCAACCCTTACACCACACAAATTGAGCCGCACGATTACATTGCCGAACTGTTCGATGCCATTGCGCGCTTTAACACCATTGTTATCGATTTCGATCGCGATGTTTGGGGCTATATTTCACTTGGCTACTTCAAACAAAAAACCGTTGCCGGTGAAGTGGGCTCATCCACCATGCCGCACAAAGTAAACCCAATTGATTTTGAAAACTCAGAAGGTAACTTGGGCATTGCCAACGCGGTATTTAATCACTTGTCTGCCAAGCTCCCCATTTCACGCTGGCAGCGTGATTTAACGGATTCAACGGTACTGCGCAACATGGGTGTCGGATTTGGTTACTGCGCCATTGCCTTTGCTTCGTCACTTAAGGGCATTAGCAAGCTTGAGATTAATCGCGCACGCCTGCAGGAAGATTTGGATAACGCCTGGGAAGTATTGGCAGAACCCATTCAAACCATTATGCGTCGCTACGATGTGCCAGAGCCCTATGAAAAACTCAAGGCGCTCACGCGTGGCCAAACCATCAATCAGAAAGTGCTGATGGACTTCGTAGAAACCCTTGAAATACCGGAGTCTGCCAAAGAAACCATTCGCGCACTGACACCACACAACTACATTGGCAACGCAACAGAACAAGCCAAAGACCTCTAAAAATACGGCAGCTTAGGCTGCCGTTTTACTTTTTAAACGAGAATACTATGCCTACCCTGCCAAGCCTCGGCGAGCTATCGCTGGATACATTTCTATCTGATTACTGGCAAAAAAAACCCGTGGTGCTGCGCGGGGTATTTCCCGATTGGCAATGCCCATTAACGCCCGATGAATTGGCGGGCCTTGCCATGGAAGAAGAGGTAGAGTCGCGTTTGGTGCTTGAGCGGGATCAAGGCAAACCCTGGCAGCTGAAAGCCGGCCCATTTTCTGATGAAGATTTTGACCAGCTACCTGAAAACGGCTGGAGCCTGCTTGTGCAGGCGGTAGATCATTGGGTACCAGAGGCTACGGCGCTGCTAGATCAATTCCGGTTTATTCCCAACTGGCGACTGGACGACCTGATGGTAAGTTACGCCCCAGACGGTGCATCTGTTGGGCCACACTTTGATTTCTACGACGTATTTCTGGTTCAAGGGCTGGGTAAAAGGCATTGGCAGCTTGGGCCAAAGTGCAATGCCCAAAGCGCCCGTGTGAAAGATACGCCGTTAAACATACTGGCAGATTTCAAAGCCGATGCGGAATATATTCTGGAGCCAGGCGATGTACTCTATGTGCCACCGCAGTTTGCGCACTGGGGCGTTGCACAAGGCGATTGCATGACCTATTCCGTGGGTTTTCGGGCACCCTCGCACGCGGAAATTCTGGATGACTATGTAGCCGAGCTTTGCAGCCGTTTGCCCGAGCATCTGCGTTATCAAGACCCGGCGACTGCGCCCACCCAAACTCCCGGCCTGCTGGGTAACGATGCCCTGAGTGCCTTACAAGCTCTTTTGACCGAGCAGATTAATCAGCCACAACAGCTGGCGCAATGGTTTGGCAAGTACATGACCGAACCCAAGTACCTGCCCGATCAAGGTACGGAAACGGCACCGGATCAAGAGGCACTTAGCCAGGCCGCGGCCGAACTGCAAGAGCACGATGGCCCGCTGTTTCAGGCGCCAGATGCGCGATTTGCCTATTTTGAAAGCCAGCTGTTTGCCAATGGCGAACGCTATGAGTGCGATGCTGAAACTGCCGCCCTGCTCGCCAATACCCGATGCATTTCTGGCTGGCAAGCTCAGGTAACACAGCCGGGTGTTGCCGCCTTGCTAAGC
This genomic stretch from Simiduia sp. 21SJ11W-1 harbors:
- the icd gene encoding NADP-dependent isocitrate dehydrogenase, coding for MGYQHIQVPGDGEKITVNKDFSLTVPDRPIIPFIEGDGIGVDITPVMRKVTDAAVKKAYGGKKSIAWMEVYCGEKAAEKYSGDWFPAETLDAIREYVVAIKGPLTTPVGGGFRSLNVALRQEMDLYVCQRPVRWFKGVPSPVKEPGKVDMVIFRENSEDIYAGIEWKAGTPEAQKVVDFLQKEMGVTKIRFPENVGIGIKPVSSEGTKRLVRKAIQYAVDQDLPSVTLVHKGNIMKFTEGAFCDWGYELARDEFGAKPLDGGPWHAFSNPKTGKQIVIKDVIADAMLQQILLRPAEYDVIATLNLNGDYLSDALAAQVGGIGIAPGANNSDAVALFEATHGTAPKYAGQDKVNPGSLILSAEMMLRHLGWREAADLIIEGVEGAIADKTVTYDFERLMDDATLLSCSAFGDAIIKKIS
- a CDS encoding pseudouridine synthase, giving the protein MATLVLLNKPFNVLSQFTDDQGRTTLADLVHTKGVYPAGRLDYDSEGLLLLTADGELQHRIASPTHKLPKTYWVLVEGEPAPQALQLLQRGVTLNDGPCRPAKVKTIAPPRLWARNPPVRVRKNIKDTWLEITITEGRNRQVRRMTAAIGHPTLRLIRVAIGPWKLGTLVPGESRKEQVHLPSSGSPRAKTGSNNEQAGAGGPPKNARRPKAGPKKPHTSRQRAPR
- a CDS encoding NUDIX domain-containing protein encodes the protein MSSAFAPHVTVATIVCRVVDGATEFLCVKEHTPQGIRINQPAGHWEPGESLVEAAVRETREETGWAVEITGFVSVTSLLAANGETYLRFTFAAKALGPIEGALLDPEIIEPLWLTQAQLDRQKSLWRSPLVGDVIAQYQRLGEQPLELVTHGR
- the mnmA gene encoding tRNA 2-thiouridine(34) synthase MnmA — encoded protein: MSIQPTPPAKVIVGMSGGVDSSVSALLLMEQGYQVEGLFMKNWDEDDGTEYCTAKDDLADAEAVCKKLGIVLHTANFAAEYWDNVFEHFLQEYKAGRTPNPDILCNREIKFKVFLEYAEALGADYIATGHYVRRADVNGHTLLKKGVDGNKDQSYFLHAVGEAEFAKSLFPVGELEKPQVRKLAEQHNLVTHNKKDSTGICFIGERRFKDFLEQYLPAQPGPMETMDGQRIGQHHGLMYYTLGQRQGLGIGGVKGFPEEPWFVVAKDLANNTLKVAQGTDHDALYTDTLTASEPHWINAAPALPLRCYAKTRYRQPDQACEITAGPNGGLKVAFDQPQRAVTPGQYAVFYLGDVCLGGAVIDASFNEKAQ
- the hflD gene encoding high frequency lysogenization protein HflD produces the protein MNKTDVQALALAGIFEATTQVERLATSGMKNKDSFQNLINSLFVQTPQQPEDVYQAPLESGLEALIQFLQKGKQKGSFVDRYVHGLLYLQKKLTKHPAMLETIGTRIGQARHQLEHFGADHENLVANLASIYTETLSTFRFRIQVMGEMTYLQQSRIADQIRCLLLAGIRSATLWRQMGGSRWQLVLQRRRLLESAERQLYELRKKSTH
- the purB gene encoding adenylosuccinate lyase; the protein is MELSALTAVSPIDGRYGSKTTDYRAIFSEFGLIKCRVEVEIRWLQQLARHADIPEVPAFSAETNALLDAIVADFSVADAERVKAIEATTNHDVKAVEYFIKERFGDNEELAKVKEFVHFACTSEDINNLSHGLMLNRGRSILSAQMQQLIDAIAKLAHEFAADPMLSRTHGQTASPTTVGKEMANVVARLRRQLNSIERVEMLGKINGAVGNYNAHLSAYPDIDWAANAKTFVESLGLTFNPYTTQIEPHDYIAELFDAIARFNTIVIDFDRDVWGYISLGYFKQKTVAGEVGSSTMPHKVNPIDFENSEGNLGIANAVFNHLSAKLPISRWQRDLTDSTVLRNMGVGFGYCAIAFASSLKGISKLEINRARLQEDLDNAWEVLAEPIQTIMRRYDVPEPYEKLKALTRGQTINQKVLMDFVETLEIPESAKETIRALTPHNYIGNATEQAKDL
- a CDS encoding cupin domain-containing protein, yielding MPTLPSLGELSLDTFLSDYWQKKPVVLRGVFPDWQCPLTPDELAGLAMEEEVESRLVLERDQGKPWQLKAGPFSDEDFDQLPENGWSLLVQAVDHWVPEATALLDQFRFIPNWRLDDLMVSYAPDGASVGPHFDFYDVFLVQGLGKRHWQLGPKCNAQSARVKDTPLNILADFKADAEYILEPGDVLYVPPQFAHWGVAQGDCMTYSVGFRAPSHAEILDDYVAELCSRLPEHLRYQDPATAPTQTPGLLGNDALSALQALLTEQINQPQQLAQWFGKYMTEPKYLPDQGTETAPDQEALSQAAAELQEHDGPLFQAPDARFAYFESQLFANGERYECDAETAALLANTRCISGWQAQVTQPGVAALLSQLVARDLLWFEDPTAPEGEDE